One Methylobacterium sp. AMS5 genomic region harbors:
- a CDS encoding GntR family transcriptional regulator: protein MRQGETNYPTDRVGTICRSLRRAIVERALTPGDRLPEDALGERFSVSRTIARQALGQLAGEGLVELRRNRIAVVASPSWEEARDTFDVRISLERLVVQRLAGRLSAEQQAVLEAHIAGEERASGGPEGASIRLATEFHLLLAEMTGSPVLRRYVAELGYRCALILSLYSRPHSSDCAVSEHQEIVAALVAGDAGRATTLMDHHLDAVAERARILKEPRREHDLIRLLAPYIDG from the coding sequence ATGAGACAGGGTGAGACGAATTACCCGACCGACCGTGTCGGAACGATCTGCCGATCCCTGCGGCGGGCGATCGTGGAGCGGGCCCTGACCCCGGGAGACCGGCTGCCGGAGGACGCGCTCGGCGAGCGGTTCAGCGTCAGCCGGACCATCGCGCGACAGGCGCTTGGCCAGCTCGCGGGCGAGGGCTTGGTCGAACTGCGCCGGAACCGCATAGCGGTCGTGGCGAGCCCGAGCTGGGAGGAGGCGCGCGACACCTTCGACGTGCGCATCAGCCTGGAGCGCCTCGTGGTCCAGCGCCTCGCCGGCCGCCTGAGTGCCGAGCAGCAGGCCGTGCTCGAGGCACATATCGCGGGCGAAGAGCGGGCGAGCGGCGGTCCCGAGGGAGCCTCGATCCGGCTCGCCACCGAGTTTCACCTGCTGCTCGCCGAGATGACCGGGAGTCCGGTTCTCCGCCGCTATGTCGCCGAACTGGGCTACCGCTGTGCCCTGATCCTGTCGCTCTACAGCCGGCCGCACTCGTCGGACTGCGCGGTGAGCGAGCACCAGGAGATCGTGGCGGCGCTCGTCGCAGGCGACGCCGGGCGCGCAACCACACTGATGGATCACCATCTCGACGCGGTGGCCGAGCGGGCGCGCATCCTCAAGGAGCCCAGGCGCGAGCACGACCTCATCCGCTTGCTCGCGCCCTACATCGACGGCTGA
- a CDS encoding nuclear transport factor 2 family protein: protein MDEKATQSARDAAAVTAYLEASMVPDPETAARYMAPGIAIVFTGGRVFHHPREVTAFNAGRYAWVKKRMERLDVVPGEGQTTVYSLGTLYGAWPDGTAFEGNRYVDRFTVRDGLIVSMEVWNDSAERLLERQGGSA, encoded by the coding sequence ATGGATGAGAAGGCAACGCAGAGCGCGCGCGACGCGGCGGCGGTGACGGCCTATCTGGAAGCCTCGATGGTGCCCGATCCCGAAACGGCGGCGCGCTACATGGCGCCCGGTATCGCGATCGTCTTCACCGGCGGCCGGGTGTTCCACCATCCGCGCGAGGTCACGGCGTTCAACGCCGGGCGATACGCCTGGGTCAAGAAGCGGATGGAGCGGCTCGACGTGGTTCCGGGTGAAGGCCAAACCACGGTCTACAGTCTCGGTACCCTCTACGGCGCGTGGCCGGACGGTACCGCGTTCGAGGGCAACCGCTACGTCGACCGCTTCACCGTGAGGGACGGTCTGATCGTCTCGATGGAGGTGTGGAACGACAGCGCCGAGCGCCTGCTTGAACGGCAGGGCGGATCGGCCTGA
- a CDS encoding branched-chain amino acid ABC transporter ATP-binding protein/permease, producing MRSLLRAPAAMPLAILALTLAGLALVAATSGYSHFVIALVALTVVAGTGLNVLLGLGGLISFGHAGFYALGAYASAILTLKGVSFWLALPAAAGLSALVGAALAVPAMRVRGPYLAMVTIAFGFLVEHALIEGGELTGGQNGLVVATGPNLFGLPLGERDLAWLAVIGAGLSLYGFHRLRHARLGQALRAVRDADVAAASLGFDPVRVKTAAFAISAALTGLAGAVLPPLMLFIAPSSFPFTQSILFVLAVVVGGAGTVLGPLFGAGVTVLLPEALAGLAEYRLLFFGLTTLVVLWLVPAGIVGSLSRLLPRGGGTRAEPGAEAPDFLQRTGGVPLAVEGLGIAFGGIRAADGVAFDARPGAITSVIGPNGAGKTTVLNMISGFYRPSAGTIRLGARELSGKPAHAIARAGIARTYQTTRLFGSLSVIENVILARTPGRLLRRAQARDRQDAAALLAFVGYAGELDRPASELPHVDRRLVEIARALAGSPLVLLLDEPAAGLARAETDRVGALLRRIAACGIAVILVEHDMPLVMGVSDRILVMDAGRPIARGTPAEVRRDPAVLRAYLGAAETPARPRSAPWSGPADAVLSAHGLRAGYGAAPVLDGIALAVRPGETVALLGSNGAGKSTVMRSLAGLLRPVEGSVVLADTPVAALPAHRIARLGLALVPEGRQVFPELTVVENIRLGAWSRGGRVDPAEVEALLDRFPRLRERAGSRAGLLSGGEQQMLAIARGMMAHPRILLLDEPSLGLAPAIINSLYATVAELRDQGTTILIVDQMAALALTVADRGYVLEQGRVAAEGTAAELKADEALEAAYLGAA from the coding sequence ATGCGCTCGCTTCTCCGGGCGCCGGCCGCGATGCCGCTCGCCATCCTGGCCCTGACGCTCGCGGGCCTCGCACTCGTCGCCGCGACGAGCGGCTACAGCCACTTCGTCATCGCCCTCGTGGCACTCACGGTGGTGGCCGGAACCGGCCTCAACGTCTTGCTCGGACTCGGGGGGCTGATCTCGTTCGGCCATGCCGGGTTCTACGCGCTCGGCGCCTATGCGAGCGCGATCCTGACGCTCAAGGGCGTGAGCTTCTGGCTGGCGCTTCCCGCCGCGGCCGGGCTCTCCGCCCTCGTCGGCGCAGCGCTCGCCGTGCCGGCGATGCGGGTACGCGGGCCCTACCTCGCCATGGTGACGATCGCGTTCGGCTTCCTCGTCGAGCACGCGCTGATCGAGGGCGGGGAACTCACCGGCGGGCAGAACGGCCTCGTGGTCGCCACCGGCCCGAACCTGTTCGGCCTTCCCCTCGGCGAACGCGACCTCGCGTGGCTCGCGGTGATCGGCGCGGGTCTCAGCCTGTACGGCTTCCACCGGCTCCGCCATGCCCGTCTCGGCCAGGCTTTGCGCGCGGTGCGCGACGCCGATGTCGCCGCCGCCTCGCTGGGCTTCGATCCGGTCCGGGTGAAGACCGCCGCCTTCGCGATCTCGGCGGCGCTGACCGGGCTCGCGGGTGCGGTGCTGCCGCCGCTCATGCTGTTCATCGCGCCAAGTTCGTTCCCGTTCACGCAGTCGATCCTGTTCGTCCTCGCGGTGGTGGTCGGTGGGGCCGGCACCGTGCTCGGGCCCCTGTTCGGCGCGGGGGTGACGGTGCTCCTGCCCGAGGCGCTCGCCGGGCTCGCCGAGTACCGGCTACTGTTCTTCGGCCTGACCACCCTCGTGGTGCTCTGGCTCGTGCCGGCGGGCATCGTCGGCAGCCTCAGTCGTCTCCTACCGCGGGGTGGCGGAACGCGCGCGGAGCCGGGAGCCGAGGCACCGGACTTCCTGCAGCGGACCGGGGGCGTGCCGCTCGCCGTCGAGGGGCTCGGCATCGCCTTCGGCGGGATCCGGGCAGCGGACGGCGTCGCCTTCGACGCGCGCCCCGGTGCCATTACCAGCGTCATCGGCCCGAACGGCGCCGGCAAGACCACCGTCCTCAACATGATCTCGGGCTTCTACCGCCCAAGCGCCGGTACGATCCGCCTCGGAGCGCGCGAACTTAGCGGGAAGCCGGCCCACGCCATCGCCCGCGCCGGCATCGCCCGCACCTACCAGACGACCCGGCTGTTCGGCTCGCTCAGCGTCATCGAGAACGTGATCCTCGCCCGCACCCCTGGGCGTCTGCTACGCCGGGCGCAAGCGCGGGACCGGCAGGATGCGGCGGCCCTGCTCGCCTTCGTCGGCTATGCCGGCGAACTCGACCGTCCGGCCTCCGAACTGCCGCATGTCGACCGGCGGCTGGTGGAGATCGCCCGGGCGCTCGCCGGATCCCCGCTCGTGCTGCTCCTCGACGAGCCGGCCGCCGGCCTCGCCCGGGCCGAGACCGACCGCGTCGGCGCGCTGCTGCGCCGGATCGCGGCCTGCGGCATCGCGGTGATCCTGGTCGAGCACGACATGCCCCTGGTGATGGGCGTGTCCGACCGCATCCTCGTCATGGATGCGGGCCGCCCGATCGCCCGCGGCACGCCCGCCGAGGTGCGCCGGGACCCCGCCGTGCTGCGGGCCTATCTCGGGGCCGCCGAGACCCCGGCCCGGCCGCGGTCCGCGCCCTGGAGCGGTCCGGCCGACGCGGTCCTCTCCGCCCACGGCCTGCGCGCGGGCTACGGCGCCGCGCCCGTCCTCGACGGCATCGCCCTCGCGGTGCGGCCGGGCGAGACCGTGGCTTTGCTGGGCTCGAACGGGGCCGGCAAGTCGACGGTGATGCGCTCGCTCGCGGGCCTGCTGCGCCCGGTCGAGGGCTCGGTGGTCCTGGCGGACACGCCCGTCGCGGCGCTGCCGGCGCACAGGATCGCGCGGCTCGGCCTCGCCCTGGTGCCGGAAGGGCGCCAAGTCTTTCCCGAGCTCACCGTCGTCGAGAACATCCGCCTCGGCGCCTGGAGCCGCGGCGGCCGGGTCGATCCGGCCGAAGTCGAGGCGCTGCTCGACCGGTTCCCGCGCCTGCGCGAGCGGGCGGGCAGCCGCGCCGGCCTGCTCTCGGGCGGGGAGCAGCAGATGCTGGCGATCGCGCGCGGGATGATGGCGCATCCGCGTATCCTCCTGCTCGACGAGCCCTCCCTCGGCCTCGCCCCGGCGATCATCAACAGCCTCTACGCGACCGTGGCCGAGCTGCGAGACCAGGGCACGACGATCCTCATCGTCGATCAGATGGCCGCGCTGGCGCTGACCGTGGCCGACCGCGGCTACGTCCTGGAACAGGGGCGCGTCGCCGCGGAGGGTACGGCAGCGGAGCTCAAGGCGGACGAGGCCCTCGAGGCCGCCTATCTCGGGGCGGCGTGA
- a CDS encoding calcium-binding protein: MPAINGTNQADTLLGTDDDDIIDGRGGNDSLTGGAGNDTLYGGSGEDRLDGGDGVDVLWGGSGRDTLIGGSGDLLYGEGGNDHFVLLTPGPRGPLDKIEAFGGTGDDSFTGSGYYSFRLALHGDAGRDSFSFDFLQASHLEGGDGGDTFDINTMSSGTLSGDGGNDSMRIGSALGTIHGGDGNDTISIGSAKSTAYVYGDAGNDTISVNVGRAVVDGGEGNDHLTGGYDRYVSSQFYGGAGNDVIASRGHNILDGGDGRDTLESGAYQNVMTGGAGADRFVYGDLVQLDMMGADTITDFSVASRDKLDLSGLLARVGASADPFGDGWLSLAVVDGSTEVLFDKDGDADNLQTLVVLQGIDITHQRDVALIL; the protein is encoded by the coding sequence ATGCCCGCGATCAATGGAACCAATCAGGCAGATACCCTCCTCGGCACGGATGACGACGACATCATCGACGGGCGAGGCGGAAACGACAGCCTCACCGGCGGTGCCGGAAACGATACTTTGTACGGAGGATCCGGCGAGGATCGCCTCGATGGTGGCGATGGCGTCGATGTCCTTTGGGGAGGCAGTGGGCGCGACACGTTGATCGGTGGTAGCGGCGACCTTCTGTACGGAGAAGGCGGCAACGACCATTTCGTTCTGCTGACACCGGGACCGCGCGGCCCCTTGGACAAGATCGAAGCCTTCGGCGGCACTGGCGACGATAGCTTCACGGGGTCGGGATACTACAGCTTCCGCTTGGCCCTGCATGGCGACGCCGGTCGTGACAGCTTCAGCTTCGACTTCCTTCAGGCGAGCCACCTCGAGGGTGGAGACGGTGGGGACACGTTCGACATCAACACGATGTCGAGCGGCACGCTGTCGGGCGACGGTGGCAACGACAGCATGAGAATCGGCAGTGCGCTTGGTACGATCCATGGCGGCGACGGCAACGATACGATCTCGATCGGGTCTGCCAAATCCACGGCATACGTCTACGGCGATGCCGGAAACGACACCATTTCGGTCAATGTCGGGCGCGCCGTCGTCGATGGCGGCGAGGGCAACGATCACCTGACGGGCGGCTACGATCGCTACGTGTCGAGTCAGTTCTACGGAGGGGCGGGGAACGACGTGATCGCCAGTCGCGGGCATAACATCCTCGACGGCGGCGATGGTCGCGACACGCTGGAGAGCGGCGCCTATCAGAATGTGATGACCGGGGGCGCGGGAGCGGATCGCTTCGTCTACGGCGATCTCGTTCAACTGGATATGATGGGCGCCGACACCATCACCGACTTCTCGGTCGCGTCCAGGGACAAGCTGGACCTGTCGGGGTTGCTCGCCAGGGTCGGGGCGTCGGCCGACCCCTTCGGCGATGGGTGGCTATCGCTCGCCGTGGTCGACGGGTCCACGGAAGTTCTGTTCGACAAGGATGGCGATGCAGATAACTTACAGACGCTTGTCGTCCTTCAGGGTATCGATATCACGCATCAACGGGACGTCGCATTGATCCTGTGA
- a CDS encoding branched-chain amino acid ABC transporter permease, translating to MLTSTLVSGLGLGSMYGLVALGFHITFAVSGTVNFAQGSAVTLGAVLGYTFAVQLGWPMPLAVAASLAGCAGLGLAVERLLVRPFVVRGSDAWLLATVAGGIILDNVLLFTFGKEPRSLPSALVAAPVQVLGAGVYPLQLLIPVVGVAAAVAIRAVFRGTELGRVLLAVAQNSEAARLMGIDVARTVACAFALSAVLAGAAGLLIAPLFSVSAEMGALFGIKAFAVAILGGIGSATGVVLAGLLYGLVEAGVTATLGSGATQIVVFSVIILALALRPNGLLGRAAVNKV from the coding sequence ATGCTGACCAGCACCCTCGTCAGCGGGCTCGGCCTCGGCAGCATGTACGGGCTGGTGGCGCTCGGCTTCCACATCACCTTCGCGGTCTCCGGCACCGTGAACTTCGCGCAAGGGAGCGCCGTCACCCTCGGGGCGGTGCTGGGCTACACCTTCGCGGTTCAGCTCGGCTGGCCGATGCCGCTGGCGGTCGCCGCGTCTCTGGCCGGCTGCGCAGGGCTCGGCCTCGCCGTCGAGCGCCTGCTGGTGCGCCCCTTCGTGGTGCGCGGCTCCGATGCCTGGCTCCTGGCGACGGTGGCCGGCGGCATCATCCTCGACAACGTCCTCTTGTTCACCTTCGGCAAGGAGCCGCGCAGCCTGCCCTCGGCGCTGGTCGCGGCGCCCGTGCAGGTTCTGGGCGCGGGCGTCTACCCGCTCCAGCTCCTGATCCCCGTAGTCGGCGTCGCGGCAGCGGTCGCGATCCGCGCGGTGTTCCGCGGCACGGAACTCGGCCGGGTGCTGCTGGCGGTGGCGCAGAATTCTGAAGCCGCGCGGCTGATGGGCATCGACGTCGCCCGCACCGTGGCCTGTGCCTTCGCGCTCTCCGCCGTGCTCGCGGGCGCCGCGGGGCTGCTGATCGCGCCGCTCTTCTCCGTCTCGGCCGAGATGGGCGCGCTGTTCGGGATCAAGGCCTTCGCGGTGGCGATCCTGGGCGGGATCGGTTCGGCCACCGGCGTGGTGCTGGCAGGCCTCCTCTACGGCCTCGTGGAGGCCGGCGTCACCGCCACGCTCGGCTCCGGTGCGACCCAGATCGTCGTCTTCTCGGTCATCATCCTCGCGCTGGCGCTCCGCCCGAACGGGCTGCTCGGCCGCGCCGCCGTCAACAAGGTCTGA
- the hemC gene encoding hydroxymethylbilane synthase, with translation MSLSRALRIGTRGSPMALAQTGMVRDRIVAANPGLETEIIVVSTVADRVLDRPLSEIGGKGLFTKELEQALFADEIDVAVHSMKDVETWLPDGLAIACILERDDPRDAFLSANGANGLADLPSGARVGTSSLRRGAQVLMHRPDLTIVPLRGNANTRMRKLEAGECDATLLALAGLQRLGMADIARSVLSVEEMLPAVAQGALGIECRAGDDAIRALLAPVACATTTTALDAERGLLAELDGSCRTPIAALAQVRGDRISLDGLLFLPDGSRHWAVHREGLAADADAIGREAGAELKQAAGDVYFAHLK, from the coding sequence ATGAGCCTTTCGCGCGCCTTGAGAATCGGAACCCGCGGCAGCCCGATGGCGCTGGCCCAGACCGGCATGGTCCGCGATCGGATCGTGGCGGCCAATCCGGGATTGGAGACGGAAATCATCGTCGTCTCGACCGTGGCCGACCGCGTGCTCGACCGGCCGCTCTCCGAGATCGGCGGCAAGGGCCTGTTCACCAAGGAACTCGAACAAGCCCTGTTTGCCGACGAGATCGATGTCGCCGTTCACTCGATGAAGGACGTGGAAACGTGGCTTCCCGACGGGCTCGCCATCGCCTGCATCCTGGAACGCGACGACCCGCGCGACGCCTTCCTCAGCGCGAATGGGGCCAACGGTCTGGCCGATCTGCCCTCCGGCGCACGGGTCGGCACCTCTTCGCTCAGGCGCGGAGCACAGGTGCTGATGCACCGGCCCGATCTCACCATCGTGCCGCTGCGTGGCAATGCCAATACCCGGATGCGCAAGCTGGAGGCGGGGGAGTGCGACGCCACCTTGCTGGCGCTCGCCGGCCTGCAGCGCCTCGGGATGGCGGATATCGCCCGCAGCGTGCTGTCGGTGGAAGAGATGCTCCCGGCCGTGGCACAAGGCGCACTCGGCATCGAGTGCCGGGCCGGCGACGACGCGATCCGGGCGCTGTTGGCGCCCGTCGCCTGCGCCACCACGACGACGGCGCTCGACGCGGAACGCGGGCTGCTTGCCGAACTCGACGGCTCGTGCCGCACACCCATCGCGGCCCTGGCGCAGGTGAGGGGGGATCGCATCAGCCTCGACGGCTTGCTGTTCCTGCCGGATGGCAGCCGCCACTGGGCGGTCCATCGGGAGGGATTGGCGGCGGACGCGGACGCGATCGGCCGCGAGGCCGGGGCCGAGTTAAAGCAGGCCGCGGGCGACGTCTACTTCGCCCACCTCAAGTAG
- the ggt gene encoding gamma-glutamyltransferase, which yields MPSRLFAEASAPRGALAQSRQGMVTSPHELASEVGREVLRAGGNAIEAAIAINATLCVTYPHFCGLGGDAFMIVSDRNGASFTLSGIGQAAATPPEDGQPIPLRGPGSAITAAGAVDTWEQAFTYSQRAWGGRQSWKGLFQRAIAYASDGFPLTPSQRFWANFRAKEIGNWPDVVRVFTAEGRILEAGETFRQPELARTLTTLAENGGRDFYEGELARRIARGLQQAGSPLTADDLARCRARNESALRVPYRGGELISLRPPTQGLTTLEIMGVLDRFDVASIPEGSADYYHLLVEAVKLAFIDRNRFIADPDFVDVPVERLLSASHLDAQARSIDSRTAAPWPYLFKTGDTVFIGAADRDGNCVSLLQTVYFDWGSGVVAGDTGILWHNRGASFGVDANSINVLRPGKRPFHTLNPGMYFKNGRPTLLYGTQGADGQPQTLSAVLTRLIDYGMDPLTALARPRFLLGKTFSDSRDSLKLELDAGQAVFEELKARGHEISPIPAQSPLAGHPGAIRIEDDGRFIGAHDPRSDGLALGL from the coding sequence ATGCCGAGCCGTCTCTTCGCCGAAGCGAGCGCCCCCCGCGGCGCCCTCGCCCAGTCCCGTCAGGGCATGGTGACGAGCCCGCACGAACTCGCCAGCGAGGTCGGACGGGAGGTGCTGCGGGCGGGCGGCAACGCCATCGAGGCGGCAATCGCCATCAACGCCACCCTCTGCGTGACCTACCCGCATTTCTGCGGTCTGGGCGGTGACGCGTTCATGATCGTCAGCGACCGCAACGGCGCCAGCTTCACCCTGTCCGGCATCGGCCAGGCGGCGGCGACGCCGCCGGAGGACGGCCAGCCGATCCCGCTGCGCGGACCCGGTTCGGCGATCACCGCCGCGGGCGCCGTTGATACCTGGGAGCAAGCCTTCACCTACAGCCAGCGGGCCTGGGGTGGGCGGCAATCCTGGAAAGGACTGTTCCAGCGCGCCATCGCCTACGCATCGGACGGCTTTCCCCTGACGCCGTCGCAACGCTTCTGGGCGAACTTCCGGGCCAAGGAGATCGGCAACTGGCCCGATGTCGTGCGCGTGTTCACCGCCGAAGGCCGCATCTTGGAGGCGGGGGAGACTTTTCGGCAGCCCGAGCTCGCCCGCACGCTCACGACGCTTGCGGAGAATGGCGGCCGCGACTTCTACGAGGGCGAGCTGGCCCGCCGGATCGCGCGCGGCCTGCAACAGGCGGGCTCGCCCCTGACGGCGGACGACCTTGCCCGCTGCCGTGCGCGCAACGAGAGCGCGCTGCGCGTGCCCTACCGGGGCGGGGAGCTCATCAGCCTGCGCCCGCCGACACAGGGCCTCACCACCCTGGAGATCATGGGCGTTCTCGACCGCTTCGACGTGGCTTCCATTCCCGAAGGCAGCGCCGATTACTACCACCTCCTCGTCGAGGCCGTGAAACTGGCCTTCATCGACCGCAATCGCTTCATCGCCGATCCCGATTTCGTCGATGTGCCCGTCGAGCGGCTCCTCTCGGCCTCGCACCTCGATGCGCAGGCCCGGAGCATCGATTCGCGCACGGCCGCGCCCTGGCCCTATCTCTTCAAGACCGGTGATACCGTCTTCATCGGAGCCGCCGACCGGGACGGCAACTGTGTCAGCCTGCTGCAGACGGTCTATTTCGATTGGGGAAGCGGCGTCGTCGCGGGCGATACCGGCATCCTTTGGCACAATCGCGGCGCATCCTTCGGCGTGGACGCCAACAGCATCAACGTGCTGCGCCCCGGAAAGCGCCCGTTCCACACGCTCAATCCCGGCATGTATTTCAAGAACGGCCGTCCGACGTTGCTGTACGGAACGCAGGGCGCAGATGGGCAACCACAGACCTTGTCGGCGGTGCTGACGCGCCTGATCGATTACGGGATGGATCCGCTCACCGCCCTCGCACGCCCTCGGTTCCTTCTGGGCAAGACGTTCTCGGACAGCCGCGACAGCCTGAAGCTCGAACTCGATGCGGGTCAGGCCGTGTTCGAAGAGCTGAAGGCACGAGGGCACGAGATCAGCCCCATCCCCGCCCAGAGCCCCCTGGCCGGCCATCCGGGCGCGATCCGAATCGAAGATGACGGCCGCTTCATCGGCGCCCACGATCCGCGCAGTGACGGCTTAGCCCTCGGCCTTTGA
- a CDS encoding polysaccharide deacetylase family protein yields MTTSAPPPAGHGRYAYSALPDRPVYDWPGGKRLAVYLALNLETFDFGAGLGAELAPGGPQPDVLNYAWRDWGNRVGAWRIRDMLDALQMPASILVNSRIYRECPGLIEAFRARGDEIVGHGRSNSERQGTLSEAEERALIAEATAVLTREEGRAPAGWLGPWISQSRVTPDLLAEAGYRYLLDWCHDDQPTWFATRNGGRILSVPYPQELNDIPAIVARKDTGRAFAEAITDAFEEMLEQSRRAPLVMGIALHPYIVGQPHRLRPLRQALERIAGHRDTVWLTTAGAIAAHAAELPE; encoded by the coding sequence GTGACGACATCGGCGCCGCCCCCTGCCGGCCATGGCCGCTACGCCTATTCCGCCCTGCCGGACCGCCCGGTCTACGACTGGCCGGGTGGAAAACGCCTCGCGGTTTACCTCGCGCTCAACCTCGAAACCTTCGACTTCGGCGCCGGCCTCGGCGCCGAGTTGGCGCCGGGCGGGCCGCAGCCGGACGTGCTGAACTATGCCTGGCGCGATTGGGGCAACCGGGTCGGCGCATGGCGCATCCGCGACATGCTCGACGCGTTGCAGATGCCGGCGAGCATCCTCGTCAACAGCCGGATCTACCGGGAGTGCCCGGGCTTGATCGAAGCCTTCCGCGCCCGCGGCGACGAGATCGTCGGGCACGGGCGCAGCAATTCCGAACGGCAGGGCACCCTCTCCGAGGCCGAGGAGCGGGCGCTGATCGCCGAGGCGACCGCGGTTCTGACGCGGGAGGAGGGCAGGGCGCCCGCGGGCTGGCTCGGCCCCTGGATCTCGCAGTCGCGGGTCACGCCGGATCTGCTGGCGGAGGCGGGTTACCGCTACCTGCTCGACTGGTGCCACGACGACCAGCCGACGTGGTTCGCGACGCGGAACGGCGGGCGCATCCTCTCGGTGCCCTATCCGCAGGAACTCAACGACATCCCCGCGATCGTCGCCCGCAAGGACACGGGGCGCGCCTTCGCCGAGGCCATCACCGATGCCTTCGAGGAGATGCTGGAGCAGTCGCGCCGCGCGCCGCTCGTCATGGGCATCGCCTTGCATCCCTACATCGTCGGCCAGCCCCACCGCTTACGCCCCCTGCGGCAGGCTCTCGAACGGATCGCCGGGCATCGCGACACGGTCTGGCTTACCACGGCCGGCGCGATCGCGGCGCACGCCGCCGAGTTGCCGGAATAG
- a CDS encoding ABC transporter substrate-binding protein: MPQRHKLARSLARRLILGGLLAGVTSIGAVRAAEPVKIGLVTALSGQSAKSGEAISRGIGLAIEEINRNGGVLGRPLELVARDDEANPSKGVLAARELIQRAGVVALIGGLDTPVSMAIVPIANQMKVPFVGPWAAGTGITRNGAADNYVFRVSAVDALVDEALVAYAVKTYGAKKPGAILVNNAWGESNQQGLVAALKAAGLPSAGIEKYEANDIDMVPQLSRLREAGADALFLVGNVGPSAQVVKSLDRMGWTVPVISHWGPAGGRFDELAGPGAARVHFVQTFTFAGNDSPKAKAVLDALKAKYPAIKSMADVTPAVGIANAYDATHLIALAIQAAGATEGPKVRDGFYKVAPYSGLIKTYEAPFAPGQHDALRPDDFIFASFKNGEIVAVTK, encoded by the coding sequence ATGCCCCAACGCCACAAGCTCGCTCGATCCCTCGCACGGCGTCTCATCCTCGGCGGCCTTTTGGCGGGCGTCACGAGCATCGGTGCCGTCCGGGCCGCCGAGCCGGTGAAGATCGGTCTCGTCACCGCGCTCAGCGGCCAATCGGCAAAATCCGGCGAGGCGATCTCCCGCGGGATCGGGCTGGCGATCGAAGAGATCAACCGCAACGGCGGCGTCCTCGGCCGGCCGCTGGAACTGGTTGCCCGCGACGACGAGGCCAACCCGTCCAAGGGCGTGCTTGCCGCCCGCGAGCTGATCCAGCGTGCCGGTGTCGTCGCGCTGATCGGCGGGCTCGACACCCCTGTCTCGATGGCGATCGTGCCGATCGCCAACCAGATGAAGGTGCCCTTCGTCGGGCCCTGGGCGGCGGGCACCGGCATCACCCGCAACGGCGCGGCCGACAACTACGTCTTCCGGGTCTCGGCGGTCGACGCGCTCGTGGACGAGGCCCTCGTCGCCTACGCGGTGAAGACCTACGGGGCGAAGAAGCCCGGCGCGATCCTCGTCAACAACGCCTGGGGCGAGTCGAACCAACAGGGGCTGGTCGCGGCGCTGAAGGCCGCGGGCCTGCCCAGCGCCGGCATCGAGAAGTACGAGGCCAACGACATCGACATGGTCCCGCAGCTCTCCCGGCTGCGCGAGGCCGGGGCCGACGCATTGTTCCTCGTCGGCAATGTCGGCCCGTCGGCCCAGGTGGTGAAGTCCCTCGACCGGATGGGCTGGACCGTGCCGGTGATCTCCCATTGGGGACCGGCGGGCGGGCGCTTCGACGAACTCGCGGGCCCCGGCGCGGCGCGGGTGCACTTCGTCCAGACCTTCACCTTCGCCGGCAACGACAGCCCAAAGGCGAAGGCGGTACTCGACGCGCTCAAGGCGAAGTACCCGGCGATCAAGTCCATGGCCGACGTCACCCCCGCCGTCGGCATCGCCAACGCCTACGACGCCACCCACCTGATCGCCCTGGCGATCCAGGCGGCCGGCGCCACCGAGGGGCCGAAGGTGCGCGACGGCTTCTACAAGGTCGCGCCCTATTCCGGACTGATCAAGACCTACGAGGCGCCGTTCGCACCGGGCCAGCACGACGCCTTGAGGCCGGACGACTTCATCTTCGCAAGCTTCAAGAATGGCGAGATCGTCGCGGTGACCAAGTGA